A DNA window from Arachis hypogaea cultivar Tifrunner chromosome 18, arahy.Tifrunner.gnm2.J5K5, whole genome shotgun sequence contains the following coding sequences:
- the LOC112770996 gene encoding 3-isopropylmalate dehydrogenase, chloroplastic has protein sequence MAPSLQLFHPPKPFTHFNRFSSTSSRPASVRCSAAAAPPSKRSYTITLLPGDGIGPEVISVAKDVLVLAGSFEGITYEFREMLLGGAALDATGVPMPDETLSVSKQSDAVLLGAIGGYKWDKNEKHLKPETGLLQLRSGLQVFANLRPATVFPQLVDASTLKKEVAEGVDLMVVRELTGGIYFGKPRGFGTNENGQETGFNTEIYSAHEIDRIARLAFEIARKRRGKLCSVDKANVLEASMLWRKIVTELALEYPDVELTHMYVDNAAMQLVRYPKQFDTVLTNNIFGDILSDEASMITGSIGMLPSASIGASGPGLFEPIHGSAPDIAGQDKANPFATVLSAAMLLKYGLGEERAAERIEKAVLDTLNRGFRTADIYSAGTKLVGCKQVGEEILKSVESHIPAAAV, from the exons ATGGCGCCTTCTCTGCAGTTGTTCCATCCTCCGAAGCCCTTCACGCACTTCAATCGCTTCTCATCCACCTCCTCAAGGCCTGCTTCCGTAAGGTGTTCTGCAGCCGCCGCTCCTCCTTCCAAACGCTCCTACACCATCACCCTCCTCCCCGGCGACGGCATCGGCCCCGAAGTCATTTCCGTCGCAAAAGACGTTCTTGTCCTCGCCGGCTCCTTCGAAG GGATCACATACGAGTTCCGAGAGATGCTTCTAGGAGGCGCGGCATTGGACGCCACCGGAGTCCCCATGCCCGACGAGACCCTTTCTGTTTCGAAGCAATCCGATGCTGTTCTTCTTGGTGCCATTGGAGGCTATAAATGGGATAAAAACGAGAAACATCTGAAGCCAGAGACGGGGTTGCTTCAGCTCCGGTCTGGCCTTCAAGTTTTTGCAAATCTCAGACCAGCCACTGTCTTCCCACAG TTGGTGGATGCTTCAACCCTTAAGAAAGAGGTTGCTGAAGGTGTTGATCTCATGGTTGTGAGGGAACTCACTGGCG GTATATATTTTGGAAAACCCAGGGGCTTTGGGACCAATGAAAATGGCCAGGAGACTGGATTTAACACTGAGATTTACTCTGCTCATGAG ATTGATCGGATAGCTCGTCTGGCATTTGAGATTGCTCGGAAGCGGCGTGGAAAACTTTGTTCTGTTGACAAAGCCAATGTATTAGAG GCATCAATGCTCTGGAGGAAAATAGTTACAGAACTAGCACTGGAATATCCTGATGTCGAACTCACACACATGTATGTTGATAATGCCGCAATGCAACTGGTTCGCTACCCGAAACAG TTTGACACAGTTTTAACAAACAACATATTTGGCGATATATTATCGGATGAGGCTTCAATGATTACTGGAAGCATTGGGATGCTCCCTTCTGCCAGCATTGGTGCTTCG GGACCTGGACTTTTTGAACCTATACATGGTTCTGCACCTGATATTGCTGGACAG GACAAGGCAAACCCATTTGCTACTGTTCTTAGTGCTGCTATGCTTTTGAAATATGGCCTTGGAGAAGAAAGGGCTGCTGAAAGAATAGAGAAAGCAGTTCTGGACACTTTGAACAGGGGATTTCGAACTGCGGACATATATTCTGCTGGAACA AAGCTGGTTGGATGCAAACAAGTTGGTGAAGAGATACTGAAGTCAGTAGAATCACACATTCCTGCTGCTGCAGTTTGA
- the LOC112769293 gene encoding uncharacterized protein: MAAVASPSSRNQTPSSSRSFSYPFASYTSANFAPGVSPIVPTRFSSSFGHHRRCSSTSSPPCPASVRFSSEQPPGSPGQRSTAINKNQRKHDAISSSTSNHQRRTCMCSPTTHPGSFRCSYHKRLAEQQQQQTALLHCASSSSGNTLNLRRLAMQNSLVRIGGVEGELVKRALCALIRPSSHSHRRREAFQPRPSRLSVMSKAEHY; the protein is encoded by the coding sequence ATGGCCGCTGTCGCTTCACCTTCCTCCAGAAACCAAACGCCGTCCTCCTCGCGCTCATTTTCCTACCCCTTCGCTTCATACACCTCCGCCAATTTCGCTCCCGGAGTCTCCCCCATCGTCCCCACGCGCTTCTCCTCCTCCTTTGGCCACCATCGGCGTTGTTCTTCCACCTCTTCGCCGCCGTGTCCAGCATCCGTGAGATTCTCCTCGGAGCAACCACCAGGTTCCCCCGGGCAACGCTCCACGGCGATAAACAAGAATCAGAGGAAACACGACGCGATATCATCTTCGACGTCGAATCACCAGAGGAGGACGTGCATGTGTTCCCCTACGACGCACCCTGGCTCCTTCCGCTGCTCCTACCACAAACGCCTCGCcgaacagcagcagcagcaaacgGCGTTGCTTCATTGTGCTTCTTCTTCGAGTGGTAACACCCTAAATCTTCGAAGATTGGCGATGCAGAACTCGCTGGTGAGAATCGGAGGAGTGGAGGGCGAGCTGGTGAAGAGAGCTCTGTGTGCTCTGATCAGACCCTCCTCCCACAGCCATCGCCGCCGTGAAGCCTTTCAGCCAAGGCCGAGCCGCCTCTCCGTCATGTCCAAGGCAGAACATTACTga
- the LOC112769292 gene encoding protein NUCLEAR FUSION DEFECTIVE 4-like: protein MVVKEGSRPPWVGLGAAVWVQIAAGNGYNFPLYSSALKSVLSLNQQQLTILGVANDVGENVGILPGIACNFLPPWSLLLIGALLCFLGYGALFLALTRTLSTFPYVPLCLALCVATNSNAWFGTAVLVTNMRNFPLSRGTISGILKGYVGISAAVYTLIYTLLLKHSASNLVLFLALGVPIACLIIMYFIRPCTPPSGEDSSVHVHFLFVQAASVLLATYLVTTTILCDIFSITGALSYVLAAIMLLLLMTPLVIPLKMTLFPSHPLHLVTSNQTDPLLAPSSSAASLVDEDASDIETLLAEGEGAVTGNKRRPKRGEDFKFREAIVKADFWLLWFVYFFGVGSGVTVLNNLAQIGVALGANDTTILLSLFSFCNFLGRLGAGAVSEHFVRSIALPRTIWMTCTQIIMIIAFCLYASALDGTLYAATALLGVCYGVQYSIMVPTVSELFGLKNFGITSNFMMLGNPIGAIIFSALLAGTVYDAEAAKQGSSTCYGANCFRLTFLILAGVVGLGTILSIILTLRIRPVYKMLYAEGSFRLSHTSSH from the exons ATGGTTGTGAAAGAGGGGAGCAGACCACCCTGGGTGGGTCTTGGCGCCGCTGTTTGGGTCCAAATAGCTGCGGGAAATGGCTACAACTTCCCGCTCTACTCCTCCGCCCTCAAATCCGTCTTGTCCCTCAACCAGCAGCAGCTCACCATCCTGGGTGTGGCCAATGATGTCGGCGAGAATGTGGGCATCCTCCCTGGCATTGCATGCAACTTCCTCCCTCCTTGGTCCCTCCTCCTCATTGGTGCTCTCCTCTGTTTCTTGGGCTATggcgctctcttccttgctctcaCCAGAACTCTCTCTACCTTCCCCTATGTCCCCCTATGCCTTGCTCTCTGTGTTGCCACCAACAGCAATGCATGGTTCGGAACTGCTGTTCTTGTTACCAACATGAGGAACTTCCCTCTCTCCCGAGGCACCATCTCCGGCATCCTCAAGGGCTATGTCGGGATCAGCGCCGCAGTCTACACTCTCATATACACCTTGTTGCTCAAACACTCTGCATCAAATCTTGTGCTCTTTCTGGCACTTGGAGTTCCCATTGCATGCTTGATCATCATGTACTTCATTCGCCCCTGCACTCCTCCTTCTGGTGAAGACTCTTCTGTCCATGTCCATTTCCTCTTTGTCCAAGCCGCCAGTGTTTTACTTGCCACCTATCTTGTTACAACCACAATACTCTGTGACATCTTTTCTATCACTGGTGCTCTCTCTTACGTCCTAGCTGCTATAATGCTTCTGCTTCTCATGACTCCCCTTGTAATCCCTCTCAAGATGACACTATTCCCTTCCCATCCTCTTCATCTTGTTACCTCAAATCAAACCGATCCCTTGCTGGCACCATCTTCCTCGGCTGCCAGTCTTGTTGACGAGGATGCTTCGGATATTGAGACACTTCTTGCAGAGGGTGAGGGAGCTGTGACGGGTAACAAAAGGAGGCCCAAGAGGGGAGAAGACTTCAAGTTCAGAGAAGCCATAGTCAAGGCTGATTTCTGGCTTCTCTGGTTTGTTTACTTTTTTGGGGTTGGTTCAGGAGTAACGGTTCTCAACAATCTCGCTcagattggagttgctttgggAGCCAATGACACAACCATATTGCTCTCACTCTTCAGCTTTTGCAACTTTCTGGGTCGTCTTGGTGCCGGTGCTGTTTCTGAACACTTTGTTAG GTCCATAGCTCTGCCTCGAACAATTTGGATGACATGCACACAAATAATAATGATCATAGCATTTTGCCTCTATGCTTCAGCTCTTGACGGCACTCTCTATGCTGCAACGGCCTTGCTTGGGGTATGTTACGGGGTTCAGTACTCTATAATGGTTCCAACTGTGTCTGAGCTCTTTGGTCTCAAGAACTTTGGTATTACAAGTAACTTCATGATGCTAGGGAATCCAATTGGTGCCATTATTTTCTCTGCTTTGCTTGCTGGCACTGTGTATGATGCAGAAGCTGCTAAGCAAGGAAGCTCAACATGCTATGGTGCAAATTGCTTCAGGCTCACTTTTCTTATTCTTGCTGGTGTTGTTGGACTTGGTACCATCTTGAGTATCATTTTGACTCTCAGAATTCGCCCGGTCTATAAAATGCTCTATGCTGAGGGTTCATTTCGTCTCTCTCACACTTCAAGTCACTGA
- the LOC112769294 gene encoding uncharacterized protein, giving the protein MDWFSWLSKTSLEPSLVYEYGLAFAQNELEEEDIIYLNHEFLQSMGISIAKHRLEILKIARKDKGKSSPHPVARLMLAIKRTKKSFANSIRTLVRRQESSSAIVLVPSPRPSSGGLGTRWKSALMRRKMMPPKKQERLFLTNGSPTVLPALEGYSSPVVYHFQKEEKMDLGDVDNDDDGYWSAAVEEIKWDTMFQDLKPN; this is encoded by the coding sequence ATGGATTGGTTCTCATGGCTCTCAAAGACTAGCCTTGAGCCATCTCTAGTGTATGAGTATGGCCTTGCCTTTGCTCAGAAtgagcttgaagaagaagacataatATACTTGAACCATGAGTTCCTCCAAAGCATGGGCATCTCCATAGCCAAGCACAGGCTAGAAATCCTCAAGATTGCAAGAAAGGACAAAGGGAAGAGTAGTCCTCATCCAGTGgcaaggctcatgttggctatcAAGAGGACAAAGAAGAGCTTCGCCAATTCCATTAGAACGTTGGTTCGACGCCAAGAATCTTCCTCTGCAATTGTGTTGGTGCCATCACCAAGGCCTAGCAGTGGTGGTTTAGGGACAAGATGGAAGAGTGCTTTGATGAGGAGGAAGATGATGCCTCCTAAGAAGCAAGAGAGACTGTTCCTCACAAATGGAAGTCCTACCGTGCTTCCTGCTCTTGAAGGGTATTCTAGTCCTGTGGTCTACCATTTCCAGAAGGAGGAAAAGATGGACCTTGGAGAtgttgataatgatgatgatggttacTGGTCTGCTGCTGTTGAAGAGATCAAATGGGATACCATGTTCCAAGATCTAAAGCCAAACTGA